In one Aromatoleum aromaticum EbN1 genomic region, the following are encoded:
- the cysM gene encoding cysteine synthase CysM: MDYKTLEDYVGHTPLVRLKRIGAGRNNVILAKLEGNNPAGSVKDRPALSMIVQAEARGEIRPGDTLIEATSGNTGIALAMAAAMRGYQMILVMPENQSVERRQTMRAFGAELVLTPRDGGMEMARDVAERMRDEGRGIILDQFANPDNPLSHYEATGPEIWEQTDGRITHFVSSMGTTGTIMGCSRFLKERNPAVRIIGCQPDEGSQIPGIRKWPEAYLPKIYEKPRVDALENVSQADAEEMTRRLAREEGIFAGISSGGAMHVAVRIAAELENAVIVSIICDRGDRYLSTGVFPG, translated from the coding sequence ATGGACTACAAGACGCTGGAAGACTACGTTGGCCACACGCCGCTGGTGCGCCTCAAGCGCATCGGCGCGGGTCGCAACAACGTCATTCTCGCGAAGCTCGAAGGCAACAACCCGGCCGGATCGGTAAAGGACCGGCCGGCGCTGTCGATGATCGTGCAGGCGGAAGCGCGCGGCGAGATCCGCCCCGGCGATACGCTGATCGAGGCGACCAGCGGAAATACCGGGATTGCGCTGGCGATGGCTGCGGCGATGCGCGGTTACCAGATGATCCTCGTGATGCCGGAAAACCAGAGCGTCGAGCGGCGCCAGACCATGCGGGCATTCGGCGCCGAGCTCGTCCTGACTCCGCGCGACGGCGGCATGGAAATGGCCCGGGACGTCGCGGAGCGGATGCGCGATGAAGGCCGGGGCATCATCCTTGACCAGTTCGCGAATCCGGACAATCCGCTCTCTCATTATGAAGCCACTGGTCCGGAAATCTGGGAGCAGACGGACGGCCGGATCACGCACTTCGTCAGCAGCATGGGCACGACCGGGACGATCATGGGCTGCTCGCGCTTTTTGAAGGAAAGAAATCCGGCAGTCCGGATTATCGGCTGCCAGCCCGACGAGGGCTCGCAGATCCCGGGCATCCGCAAGTGGCCCGAAGCCTATCTGCCGAAGATCTACGAAAAACCGCGGGTCGATGCGCTCGAAAACGTGAGCCAGGCCGACGCCGAGGAGATGACACGGCGCCTGGCGCGCGAGGAAGGCATTTTTGCCGGAATATCCTCCGGCGGCGCGATGCACGTCGCCGTCCGCATTGCTGCCGAACTGGAAAATGCAGTGATCGTGTCCATCATCTGCGATCGTGGCGACCGGTACCTGTCGACCGGCGTGTTTCCGGGCTGA
- a CDS encoding IS4-like element ISAzo5 family transposase, whose protein sequence is MGDLLATKSWVVEEFAGMALGDERLNKRAKVLMERLSAKPTAGIPMACRGWGETVGAYRFLGNDEVDWQAILAPHWERTRSRMRAHPVVLCLQDTTELDFNGQGIAGLGRLNYEARRGMYLHPTYAVTPEREPLGVLDAWMWAREDVDEPGERTSIKESARWPEGYERVAELATGMATTRLVYVADREADLMEMMLRAQTLGTPADWLVRAKHNRCLPEGAKLWSHTCAGEPLGEIVFTMGSRHGQKAREVRQQLWARRVSLPAGKAGTVSATCIVAREIGAPAGTKPVEWRLLTNREAATAADVVELIDWYRARWEIETFFHVLKNGCRIEALQLSAIERLERALALFMVVAWRIAHLMRTGRTCPELDATLFFDPDEIRGAYLLTKKKPPATPPTINEVLRLIATLGGFLARKGDGEPGVKTIWLGLQRVMDAAATIQALRDEAA, encoded by the coding sequence TTGGGTGACCTGTTGGCGACGAAGAGCTGGGTGGTGGAGGAGTTTGCGGGGATGGCGCTGGGCGACGAGAGACTGAACAAGCGGGCGAAGGTGCTGATGGAGCGGTTGTCGGCGAAGCCGACGGCGGGCATTCCGATGGCGTGCCGGGGCTGGGGCGAGACGGTTGGCGCGTACCGCTTCCTGGGCAACGACGAGGTCGACTGGCAGGCGATCCTGGCGCCGCATTGGGAGCGCACCCGCAGCCGCATGCGTGCCCATCCGGTGGTGTTGTGCCTGCAGGACACGACCGAGCTGGACTTCAACGGGCAGGGCATCGCGGGTCTGGGGCGGCTGAACTACGAGGCGCGCCGCGGCATGTACCTGCACCCGACCTATGCGGTGACGCCCGAGCGCGAACCGCTGGGCGTGCTCGATGCGTGGATGTGGGCGCGCGAGGATGTCGATGAACCAGGCGAGCGCACCAGCATCAAGGAGAGCGCGCGCTGGCCCGAAGGCTACGAGCGGGTCGCGGAGTTGGCCACGGGGATGGCGACCACCCGCCTGGTGTATGTAGCCGACCGCGAAGCGGATCTGATGGAAATGATGCTGCGCGCCCAGACGCTGGGCACGCCGGCCGACTGGCTGGTGCGGGCCAAGCACAACCGTTGCTTGCCAGAGGGCGCGAAGCTGTGGTCGCACACCTGCGCAGGCGAGCCGCTGGGCGAGATCGTGTTCACGATGGGCTCGCGCCACGGCCAGAAGGCGCGCGAGGTGCGCCAGCAACTGTGGGCCCGACGGGTCAGCCTGCCTGCGGGCAAGGCGGGCACGGTATCGGCCACCTGCATCGTGGCGCGCGAGATCGGCGCGCCGGCCGGCACCAAGCCCGTGGAGTGGCGCCTGCTCACCAACCGGGAAGCTGCGACGGCTGCCGACGTGGTCGAGCTGATCGACTGGTATCGGGCGCGCTGGGAGATCGAGACTTTCTTTCACGTGCTCAAGAACGGCTGTCGGATCGAAGCGCTGCAACTGTCCGCCATCGAGCGCCTGGAGCGCGCGCTGGCGTTGTTCATGGTCGTCGCCTGGCGCATCGCGCATCTGATGCGCACCGGCCGAACCTGCCCCGAGCTGGATGCCACGCTCTTCTTCGACCCCGACGAGATCCGCGGCGCGTATCTGCTCACGAAGAAGAAACCGCCCGCCACCCCGCCCACCATCAACGAAGTGCTGCGCCTGATCGCCACCCTCGGCGGCTTCCTGGCGCGCAAGGGCGACGGCGAGCCGGGTGTGAAGACCATCTGGCTGGGCTTGCAGCGCGTCATGGATGCCGCCGCCACCATACAGGCGCTACGCGATGAGGCGGCCTGA
- a CDS encoding UDP-glucose dehydrogenase family protein: MKITVVGTGYVGLVSGACLADVGNDVLCLDVDPAKIRILKGGGIPIHEPGLLEIVRRNVEAGRLFFTTDVERAARHGTIQFIAVGTPPDEDGSADLKYVVAAARNIGKHMDGYRVIVNKSTVPVGTGDCVREAIVAELAAREVDFPFSVVSNPEFLKEGAAVDDFMRPDRIIVGADDERAIDLMRELYGPFQRNREKMLMMDVRSAELTKYAANAMLATRISFMNELANLAETLGADIELVRQGIGSDPRIGWHFLYAGCGYGGSCFPKDVKALINTGHERGHDLLILNAVEVANEVQKLRLVDKVVARFGEDLSGCHFGLWGLAFKPNTDDMRDAPSRIIVAELLRRGATLVAYDPVAMDEARRIFGDEPRLAYAERPMEVLEGADALIIVTEWKEFRSPDFIRIKQTLRHAVVFDGRNMYEPSVMARVGLEYHGIGRR; the protein is encoded by the coding sequence ATGAAAATCACCGTCGTGGGTACCGGGTATGTCGGACTCGTCAGTGGGGCCTGCCTCGCCGATGTCGGCAACGATGTGCTGTGCCTGGATGTCGATCCGGCCAAGATCCGCATCCTCAAAGGCGGCGGAATTCCGATCCACGAACCGGGGCTGCTGGAGATCGTGCGCCGCAATGTCGAGGCCGGACGGCTGTTCTTCACCACCGATGTCGAACGTGCAGCGCGTCACGGAACGATCCAGTTCATCGCGGTCGGGACACCGCCGGACGAAGATGGGTCGGCGGATCTGAAGTACGTGGTCGCGGCGGCACGAAACATTGGCAAGCACATGGACGGCTATCGCGTCATCGTCAACAAGTCGACGGTTCCGGTCGGTACGGGTGACTGCGTTCGCGAGGCGATCGTTGCGGAGTTGGCGGCGCGCGAAGTCGATTTTCCGTTCAGTGTCGTATCGAACCCGGAATTCCTGAAGGAAGGCGCGGCGGTCGATGACTTCATGCGTCCGGACCGGATCATCGTCGGTGCGGACGACGAGCGCGCGATTGATCTGATGCGCGAACTGTACGGCCCGTTTCAGCGCAATCGCGAAAAGATGCTGATGATGGATGTCAGGAGCGCCGAGCTGACGAAATATGCTGCCAACGCGATGCTCGCGACCCGCATCAGCTTCATGAACGAACTGGCGAACCTCGCCGAGACGCTCGGCGCCGACATTGAACTCGTGCGCCAGGGCATCGGCTCGGACCCCCGCATCGGCTGGCACTTTCTCTACGCCGGTTGCGGCTACGGTGGTTCGTGCTTCCCGAAGGACGTGAAAGCGCTGATCAACACCGGCCACGAGCGCGGACATGATCTGCTGATCCTGAACGCTGTCGAGGTGGCCAACGAGGTGCAGAAGCTGCGTCTCGTCGACAAGGTCGTCGCCCGGTTCGGCGAGGATCTGTCGGGCTGCCATTTCGGACTGTGGGGCCTCGCTTTCAAGCCCAACACCGACGACATGCGGGACGCACCGAGCCGGATAATCGTCGCCGAATTGCTGCGCCGTGGCGCTACGCTCGTTGCCTACGATCCGGTCGCGATGGACGAGGCGCGGCGTATCTTCGGTGACGAACCGCGGCTGGCCTATGCCGAGCGGCCGATGGAGGTCCTTGAAGGTGCCGATGCGTTGATCATCGTCACCGAATGGAAGGAGTTCCGCAGCCCGGATTTCATCCGGATCAAGCAGACGCTGCGGCATGCGGTGGTCTTCGACGGGCGCAACATGTACGAACCGTCGGTCATGGCACGGGTCGGCCTTGAATATCACGGCATCGGACGGCGCTGA
- the lapB gene encoding lipopolysaccharide assembly protein LapB, producing MEIEFWWFLALPLFFALGWLAARIDIRQVVHESRALPRSYLSGLNFLLNEQQDKAIDAFIEAVKIDPQTIELHFALGSLFRRRGETDRAIRMHQSLVDREDLSDEQRLQALAELGQDHLKAGLLDRAEAVFLKLRDTRLNDIAARFLLEIYQQEKDWAKAIEAAKALPDHESVLWRKEVANFYCELATLALASSRNEEARRHLDQAFAINRQCVRASIVLGDLMAAEKRYDEAIEVWKRVESQDPVYLALVAERIMDAHQRLDRVEQGQTLLRSWLERHSSLDLLDEVFHWELEKEGSRAAYDLVREELRRNPTLLGLDKLLEAALLNAPAEQRSDIELVKQLIHGHTRRVARYRCAECGFKARQFQWRCPACGGWETYPPRRTEEYDLAP from the coding sequence ATGGAAATCGAATTCTGGTGGTTTCTGGCGCTACCGCTTTTTTTTGCGCTGGGCTGGCTGGCAGCCCGCATCGACATACGTCAGGTGGTGCATGAATCGCGCGCGCTGCCGCGTTCGTACCTGTCGGGTCTGAACTTTCTGCTGAATGAACAGCAAGACAAGGCGATCGATGCATTCATCGAAGCAGTGAAGATCGATCCGCAAACGATCGAGCTGCATTTCGCGCTGGGAAGCCTGTTTCGACGCCGCGGCGAGACCGATCGCGCCATTCGCATGCACCAGAGCCTTGTCGACCGCGAGGACCTCTCCGACGAGCAACGCCTTCAGGCGCTCGCCGAGCTTGGCCAGGATCATCTGAAGGCCGGGTTGCTGGATCGCGCCGAGGCGGTGTTCCTGAAGCTTCGGGACACCCGCCTCAATGACATTGCGGCGCGTTTCCTGCTCGAGATCTACCAGCAGGAAAAGGACTGGGCAAAGGCGATCGAGGCGGCAAAGGCCCTGCCGGATCACGAGAGCGTCCTGTGGCGCAAGGAAGTCGCGAATTTCTATTGCGAACTGGCGACCCTCGCCCTTGCCAGCTCGCGGAACGAGGAAGCCCGGCGCCATCTCGACCAGGCGTTCGCGATCAACCGGCAGTGTGTCCGCGCGAGCATCGTCCTCGGCGATCTCATGGCGGCGGAGAAGCGCTACGACGAGGCCATCGAAGTGTGGAAGCGCGTCGAGAGCCAGGATCCGGTTTACCTTGCGCTGGTCGCCGAACGCATCATGGACGCCCACCAGCGGCTAGACCGGGTCGAGCAGGGGCAGACGCTGCTGCGCTCATGGCTCGAGCGTCATTCCTCGCTCGATCTCCTCGACGAAGTGTTCCACTGGGAGCTCGAAAAGGAGGGGTCGCGCGCGGCCTATGACCTTGTCAGGGAAGAGCTGCGCCGCAATCCGACGCTGCTCGGGCTCGACAAGTTGCTCGAAGCCGCATTGCTGAACGCGCCGGCCGAGCAGCGCAGTGACATCGAACTTGTAAAACAGTTAATCCACGGTCACACCCGCCGGGTTGCGCGTTATCGTTGCGCCGAATGCGGGTTCAAGGCGCGCCAGTTCCAGTGGCGTTGCCCGGCGTGTGGCGGCTGGGAAACATATCCTCCGCGCCGCACGGAAGAATACGATCTCGCGCCGTAA
- a CDS encoding LapA family protein, with protein sequence MRVVMWIIRLLLFFLLFGFAVKNDHLVSLHFFFGSSWQLPLVFVILVAFTAGALLGVTATFGSLLRQRREIGRLRRQLERAARDRPTHPVPSTAEVQAPETF encoded by the coding sequence ATGCGCGTCGTAATGTGGATCATCCGGCTCCTGCTGTTCTTCCTGCTGTTCGGTTTCGCAGTGAAGAACGACCATCTCGTGAGCCTTCACTTCTTTTTCGGCAGCAGCTGGCAGCTGCCGCTGGTGTTCGTCATCCTCGTCGCATTCACCGCGGGTGCCCTGCTCGGCGTGACCGCGACTTTCGGCTCGCTGCTGCGTCAGCGACGCGAAATCGGCCGCTTGCGGCGCCAGCTGGAGCGCGCCGCGCGCGACCGCCCGACCCACCCGGTCCCGAGCACGGCCGAAGTCCAGGCGCCCGAGACTTTTTGA
- a CDS encoding integration host factor subunit beta → MTKSELIARLAARFPQLVAKDADYAVKMVIDAMSEALARGDRIEIRGFGSFALNYRPPRVGRNPKSGDKVLVPEKYVPHFKAGKELRERVDIAG, encoded by the coding sequence ATGACCAAATCGGAGCTGATTGCGAGGCTGGCGGCGCGTTTTCCACAGCTGGTCGCAAAAGACGCCGATTACGCGGTCAAGATGGTGATCGATGCGATGTCCGAAGCGCTTGCGCGCGGGGATCGCATCGAGATCCGGGGATTTGGCAGCTTTGCATTGAACTACCGACCGCCGAGGGTAGGGCGTAATCCGAAATCCGGGGACAAGGTTCTGGTTCCGGAAAAGTACGTGCCCCACTTCAAGGCCGGCAAAGAGCTGCGCGAGCGCGTCGATATCGCCGGATGA
- the rpsA gene encoding 30S ribosomal protein S1, with protein MTTATPVSDFQESFADLFEESLARQEMRSGEVITAEVVSIDHNFVVVNAGLKSESYVPIEEFRDDRGELEVQVGDFVHVAIDALEDGYGETRLSREKAKRIAAWNDLEKALNEGSLVKGLISGRVKGGLTVMTNSIRAFLPGSLVDMRPVKDTSPYEGKEFEFKVIKLDRKRNNVVVSRRAVLEETMGEEREKLLANLKEGTVIKGIVKNITDYGAFVDLGGIDGLLHITDLAWRRVRHPSEVLNVGDEIDAKVLKFDQEKNRVSLGLKQLGEDPWVGISRRYPQGTRLFGKVTNITDYGAFVEVEQGIEGLVHVSEMDWTNKNIHPTKVVQLGDEVEVMILEIDEDRRRISLGMKQCMSNPWDDFAINHKKGDKVRGQIKSITDFGVFIGLDGGIDGLVHLSDLSWSDTGEEAVRRFKKGDEVEAVVLAIDVERERISLGVKQLEGDPFTNFIATHEKNSIVGGTVKSVEARGAVIALNEDVEGYLRASEAAAHRVDDLTTVLKEGQEVEVMIINVDRKTRSINLSIRAKDQAEQSDAMQKFASDSSAASGTTNLGALLKAKLNEQKQ; from the coding sequence ATGACCACTGCCACCCCCGTTTCCGATTTCCAGGAAAGTTTTGCCGACCTGTTCGAAGAAAGCCTTGCCCGTCAGGAGATGCGCTCCGGCGAGGTGATCACCGCCGAAGTCGTGAGCATCGACCACAACTTCGTCGTCGTGAATGCCGGGCTGAAGTCCGAGAGCTACGTGCCGATCGAAGAGTTCCGCGACGACCGCGGCGAACTCGAAGTCCAGGTCGGCGACTTCGTCCACGTCGCTATCGACGCGCTGGAAGACGGCTACGGTGAAACCCGTCTGTCGCGCGAGAAGGCGAAGCGGATCGCAGCCTGGAACGATCTGGAAAAGGCACTCAACGAAGGCTCCCTAGTGAAGGGCCTGATCTCGGGTCGCGTCAAGGGTGGCCTGACGGTCATGACCAACAGCATCCGTGCGTTCCTGCCGGGCTCGCTGGTCGACATGCGTCCGGTCAAGGACACCTCGCCGTACGAAGGCAAGGAATTCGAATTCAAGGTCATCAAGCTCGACCGCAAGCGCAACAACGTCGTCGTGTCCCGCCGTGCCGTGCTCGAAGAGACGATGGGCGAAGAGCGCGAAAAGCTGCTCGCGAACCTCAAGGAAGGCACCGTCATCAAGGGTATCGTCAAGAACATCACCGATTACGGTGCGTTCGTCGATCTCGGCGGCATCGACGGCCTGCTGCACATCACCGACCTCGCATGGCGTCGCGTGCGTCACCCGTCCGAAGTTCTCAACGTCGGCGACGAGATCGACGCCAAGGTGCTTAAGTTCGACCAGGAAAAGAACCGCGTCTCGCTCGGCCTCAAGCAACTCGGCGAAGATCCGTGGGTCGGCATCTCGCGCCGTTACCCGCAGGGCACCCGCCTGTTTGGCAAGGTGACCAACATCACCGACTACGGCGCGTTTGTCGAGGTCGAACAGGGCATCGAGGGCCTGGTCCACGTCTCCGAAATGGACTGGACCAACAAGAACATCCATCCGACCAAGGTCGTTCAGCTCGGCGACGAAGTCGAAGTGATGATCCTCGAGATCGACGAAGACCGCCGCCGCATCTCGCTCGGCATGAAGCAGTGCATGTCGAACCCGTGGGATGATTTCGCGATCAACCACAAGAAGGGCGACAAGGTTCGCGGCCAGATCAAGTCGATCACCGATTTCGGTGTGTTCATCGGCCTGGATGGCGGCATCGACGGCCTGGTGCATCTGTCCGATCTGTCCTGGAGCGATACCGGCGAAGAGGCGGTGCGTCGCTTCAAGAAAGGCGACGAAGTCGAGGCTGTGGTCTTGGCGATCGACGTCGAGCGCGAGCGCATCTCGCTCGGCGTGAAGCAGCTCGAAGGCGATCCGTTCACGAATTTCATCGCGACCCACGAGAAGAACAGCATCGTTGGCGGCACAGTGAAATCGGTCGAGGCGCGCGGTGCGGTGATCGCGCTGAACGAGGATGTCGAAGGCTACCTGCGGGCTTCGGAAGCTGCTGCGCATCGTGTCGATGACTTGACGACCGTGCTGAAGGAAGGCCAGGAAGTCGAGGTCATGATCATCAACGTGGACCGCAAGACGCGTTCGATCAACCTGTCGATCCGCGCGAAGGATCAGGCCGAGCAGAGCGACGCGATGCAGAAGTTCGCATCGGACAGTTCCGCAGCCAGCGGTACCACGAACCTTGGTGCGCTGCTGAAGGCCAAGCTCAACGAGCAGAAGCAGTAA
- a CDS encoding bifunctional 3-phosphoshikimate 1-carboxyvinyltransferase/cytidylate kinase, giving the protein MDFIDLPPMLDATGQVRLPGSKSISNRTLLLAALAEGRTEIRDLLASDDVERMLDALRTLGVSWAREGDSDHYRVDGVAGPFPVKAADLFLGNAGTAFRPLTAALALSGGEYRLTGVARMHERPIGDLVDGLRQVGANVRYLGVEGFPPLHILPAAIRPGGMLRVRGDVSSQFLTALLMALPLTGTQTTIEVVGELISKPYISITLDLMARFGVEVQREGWTRFTVPGGARYRSPGTLFVEGDASSASYFLAAGAIGGGPVRVEGVGRSSIQGDVRFAEALAELGARVDIGDNWIEARAPESGRLKAFDLDLNHIPDAAMTLAVAALFADGPCTLRNIASWRVKETDRIAAMAKELRKVGAAVEEGADFLRVTPPAKLVPAAIDTYDDHRMAMCFSLVSLGGCRVRINEPKCVNKTFPTYFECFASITRPVPVIAIDGPSASGKGTVAARVAAALGYHYLDSGSLYRLVALAARRAELSLDDEPALAALAACLPARFSAARVMLDDEDVTDAIRSETCSVGASRVAALPAVRAALLGRQHDYRRAPGLVAEGRDMGSIVFPDATVKIFLTATVEARAQRRYKQLMEKGMGASMESLLKDLHERDARDAARTVAPLKKLPDAVLLDTTKVDVEQAVGFVLDRVRS; this is encoded by the coding sequence ATGGACTTCATCGACCTTCCGCCGATGCTCGACGCGACGGGGCAGGTGCGCCTGCCCGGCTCGAAGAGCATCTCGAACCGCACCCTGCTGCTTGCTGCCCTCGCCGAGGGACGAACGGAAATCCGTGACCTGCTCGCCTCCGACGACGTCGAGCGGATGCTCGACGCGCTGCGCACGCTGGGCGTCTCGTGGGCACGCGAGGGCGACAGCGACCACTATCGGGTCGACGGCGTCGCCGGGCCCTTTCCGGTCAAGGCCGCGGACCTGTTCCTGGGCAATGCCGGCACAGCGTTCCGCCCGCTGACCGCCGCGCTCGCGCTGTCAGGGGGCGAATACCGCCTGACAGGGGTGGCGCGGATGCATGAGCGGCCGATTGGCGACCTCGTCGACGGGCTGCGGCAGGTCGGTGCGAACGTGCGCTATCTCGGTGTCGAAGGCTTCCCGCCGCTGCATATCCTGCCCGCCGCGATTCGCCCCGGCGGCATGCTGCGCGTGCGAGGCGACGTTTCGAGCCAGTTCCTCACCGCGCTGCTGATGGCCTTGCCGCTCACCGGAACGCAGACCACGATCGAAGTCGTCGGCGAGCTGATCTCGAAGCCGTACATCTCGATCACGCTCGATCTGATGGCCCGCTTCGGCGTCGAGGTGCAGCGCGAGGGCTGGACCCGCTTCACCGTTCCCGGGGGCGCGCGCTACCGCAGCCCCGGCACGCTGTTCGTCGAAGGGGACGCATCGTCGGCTTCGTACTTTCTCGCCGCCGGTGCGATCGGCGGTGGGCCGGTTCGCGTCGAAGGCGTGGGCCGCAGCAGCATCCAGGGCGACGTGCGCTTCGCCGAGGCGCTCGCCGAACTCGGCGCCCGGGTGGATATCGGCGACAACTGGATCGAAGCGCGTGCACCGGAGAGCGGACGGCTGAAGGCGTTCGATCTCGACCTGAACCATATTCCCGACGCCGCGATGACGCTCGCCGTCGCGGCGCTGTTTGCCGACGGTCCGTGCACGCTGCGCAATATTGCAAGCTGGCGGGTCAAGGAAACCGACCGCATCGCAGCGATGGCGAAAGAATTGCGTAAAGTCGGCGCCGCAGTGGAGGAGGGGGCGGATTTCCTGCGCGTCACGCCCCCTGCGAAGCTCGTGCCGGCTGCGATTGACACCTACGATGACCACCGCATGGCGATGTGCTTCTCGCTGGTGAGCCTCGGCGGCTGCCGCGTGCGCATCAATGAGCCGAAATGCGTGAACAAGACTTTCCCGACCTATTTCGAGTGTTTCGCCAGCATCACCCGGCCTGTCCCGGTCATCGCGATCGACGGACCGTCGGCCTCCGGCAAGGGCACGGTCGCCGCGCGGGTCGCCGCCGCGCTGGGTTACCACTACCTCGACAGCGGTTCGCTGTACCGTCTGGTCGCGCTCGCGGCAAGGCGTGCGGAGCTCTCATTGGATGACGAGCCGGCGCTCGCGGCGCTCGCTGCGTGCTTGCCCGCCCGGTTCAGCGCAGCGCGAGTGATGCTCGACGACGAGGACGTCACTGACGCTATCCGCAGCGAAACGTGTTCGGTCGGTGCCTCCCGGGTGGCGGCATTGCCTGCGGTGCGCGCTGCCCTGCTCGGTCGCCAGCACGATTACCGTCGTGCGCCCGGACTCGTTGCGGAAGGGCGCGACATGGGCTCGATCGTGTTCCCGGATGCGACAGTCAAGATATTCCTCACCGCGACTGTCGAGGCGCGCGCGCAGCGTCGCTATAAGCAGTTGATGGAAAAAGGAATGGGTGCTAGCATGGAAAGTCTTTTAAAGGATCTTCATGAACGGGATGCGCGCGACGCCGCCCGCACTGTCGCTCCTTTGAAGAAATTGCCGGATGCGGTGCTCCTGGATACGACCAAAGTCGATGTGGAGCAGGCGGTCGGTTTCGTGCTCGACCGGGTCCGCTCTTAG
- a CDS encoding prephenate dehydrogenase — protein sequence MVMIDKLVVCGVGLIGGSFALALRRAGLVRRIVGLGRSPASLARAVALGVIDKAAAGWADALDGADFVLLATPVGQMDAVMAAMAPHLAPRTVVTDAGSTKRDVIEAIYRHLPDHLPYVVPAHPIAGAECSGVEASFAGLYDGRKVVVTPLPENEPEAVLRVREAWEACGALMHEMPPQEHDRVFAAVSHLPHLLAFGLVHDLAGRSNAEQLFGYAASGFRDFTRIAGSHPEMWRDICIANRQALLGELDQYLAELAQLRALLLSGDGDRLEQLFGEARRARNAWAEQFSTAANAVPTPE from the coding sequence CAAGCTGGTCGTCTGTGGCGTCGGCCTGATTGGCGGCTCGTTCGCGCTGGCGCTGCGCCGGGCCGGACTGGTCAGGCGTATCGTCGGGCTCGGCCGCAGCCCCGCGTCGCTTGCCCGCGCAGTGGCCCTGGGCGTCATCGACAAGGCGGCTGCCGGCTGGGCCGACGCCCTGGACGGCGCCGATTTCGTCTTGTTGGCTACCCCGGTCGGGCAGATGGATGCGGTGATGGCGGCGATGGCGCCGCATCTGGCGCCGCGCACGGTGGTCACGGACGCTGGCAGTACCAAGCGCGACGTCATCGAGGCCATCTACCGCCATCTTCCCGACCACCTCCCGTATGTTGTCCCGGCGCACCCGATCGCCGGCGCCGAGTGCAGCGGTGTCGAGGCGTCATTCGCCGGGCTGTACGACGGCAGGAAGGTCGTCGTCACGCCGCTGCCGGAAAACGAGCCGGAGGCGGTGCTGCGCGTGCGCGAAGCGTGGGAAGCGTGCGGGGCGCTGATGCACGAGATGCCGCCGCAGGAGCACGATCGCGTGTTTGCCGCGGTCAGCCACCTGCCTCATCTGCTGGCGTTCGGGCTGGTGCACGACCTTGCCGGACGGTCCAACGCCGAACAGCTGTTCGGGTACGCCGCGAGCGGCTTTCGCGATTTCACGCGTATCGCGGGCAGCCATCCGGAGATGTGGCGGGATATCTGCATCGCCAACCGGCAGGCGCTGCTGGGCGAACTGGACCAGTATCTGGCCGAGCTCGCGCAGCTTCGGGCACTGCTGCTGTCTGGCGACGGCGACCGGCTCGAGCAACTGTTCGGCGAGGCGCGCCGGGCGCGCAACGCCTGGGCCGAGCAATTTTCCACTGCCGCCAACGCTGTTCCCACACCCGAATGA